In Methylobacterium sp. WL1, the sequence GGATCGACTGGGCTCGGATCACGTTTCCCCCCTTCTCGCGACCGGAGTGGAAAGAAATGAAGATCGGCGCGGGGGCATTAAGAACCCGTAAACCCTCGCCACGATCTGTTTGCGCACCGTGGCGCGACCGCCTATGTCTGCCCGTCCGGCGCCGAACGGCGTGCCGGACGCGCGGCCCCGAGAACGCCGGGACACGCCACGCCGCCGAGACCCCAGCTGAGCCTCTTTGGGACGCCTGAGATGACCGAGATGACCGGGAGCCGCCTGCGGGGTTCGCTCACCGCGCTTGTGACGCCGTTCCGCGACGGCGCCTTCGACGAGGCCGCGTTCCGGAACTTCGTGCGCTGGCAGATCGAGCAGGGCAGCCACGGCCTCGTTCCGACCGGCACCACCGGCGAGAGCCCGACCCTCACCCATGCCGAGCACGACCGGGTGGTCGAGTCCTGCATCGACGAGGCCGGCGGGCGCGTCCCCGTGGTGGCGGGCGCGGGCTCCAACTCCACCGCCGAGGCGGTGGCGCGGGCGCGCCATGCCGAACGCGCCGGCGCCGACGCCGTCCTGGTGGTGACGCCCTACTACAACAAGCCGACGCAAGAGGGTCTCTACGCCCACTTCAAGGCCGTCAACGACGCGGTCGGCATTCCGATCATCATCTACAATATCCCGCCGCGCTCCGTCGTCGACATGAGTGTCGAGACGATGACCCGCCTGTTCGAACTGAAGAACATCGCCGGCGTGAAGGACGCGACCGCCAAGATCGACCGCGTCAGCCAGCAGCGTCAGGCCATGGGGCCGAACTTCCTCCAGCTTTCGGGCGAAGATGCGACGGCGCTCGGTTACAACGCCCAGGGCGGCCACGGCTGCATCTCGGTGGTGGCCAACGTGGCCCCGCGCCTCTGCGCCGACCTGCAGGAGGCCTCGCTGGCGGGGGACTACGCCAAGGCGCTGGCGCTCCAGGACCGGCTGTTCCCGCTCCAGAGCGGGCTGTTCGCCGAGGCCAACCCGGGCCCGACCAAGTACGCGCTGGCCAAGCTCGGCCACATGACCGAGGATCTGCGCCTGCCGCTGGTGCCGGTCTCGGAGGCGACGCGCCGCATCGTGGACGACGCCCTGCGCCACGCCGGCCTTCTGGAAGGCTGAGGAGAGTCACGAAACATGGCCCCGAAACCGGAGCCCAGTCGGCGTGTCGTCGCCGACAACCGTGCGGCGCGCTTCCACTACACGATCGAGGATACGCTCGAGGCCGGCATCGCCCTGACCGGCACCGAGGTGAAGTCCCTGCGCGGCGGCAAGGCGACCATCGGCGAGGCCTATGCGGGCCCCTCCGGCGGCGACCTCATGCTGTTCAACTGCTACATCCCGGAATACCTGGAGGCGAACCGCTTCAACCACGAGCCCAAGCGCCCGCGCCGGCTGCTGC encodes:
- the dapA gene encoding 4-hydroxy-tetrahydrodipicolinate synthase, whose protein sequence is MTEMTGSRLRGSLTALVTPFRDGAFDEAAFRNFVRWQIEQGSHGLVPTGTTGESPTLTHAEHDRVVESCIDEAGGRVPVVAGAGSNSTAEAVARARHAERAGADAVLVVTPYYNKPTQEGLYAHFKAVNDAVGIPIIIYNIPPRSVVDMSVETMTRLFELKNIAGVKDATAKIDRVSQQRQAMGPNFLQLSGEDATALGYNAQGGHGCISVVANVAPRLCADLQEASLAGDYAKALALQDRLFPLQSGLFAEANPGPTKYALAKLGHMTEDLRLPLVPVSEATRRIVDDALRHAGLLEG
- the smpB gene encoding SsrA-binding protein SmpB, with translation MAPKPEPSRRVVADNRAARFHYTIEDTLEAGIALTGTEVKSLRGGKATIGEAYAGPSGGDLMLFNCYIPEYLEANRFNHEPKRPRRLLLHRRQINKLIGATQRQGYTVVPLKIYFNDKGRAKIELGLGKGKQAHDKREAAKERDWQRDRARLLRDRG